Proteins encoded together in one Ferroglobus placidus DSM 10642 window:
- a CDS encoding CDC48 family AAA ATPase: MMAKKEAVLRVAEAYYRDVGRSIARVDPEVMQELGLQSGDIIEIEGKSKVPAIVWPGYPEDRGKRIIRIDGNLRSNAGVSIDDKVKIRKVEAKVAERVVLAPTEPIRIMGGEAYLRRLLEGRPIIRGQKIRVEAFGHTLTFVVVSTKPAGVVIVTPTTDFEIKEKPVEEVKRSVPSVTYEDIGGLKRELRLVREMIELPLKHPELFERLGIEPPKGVLLYGPPGTGKTLIAKAVANEVNAHFIPISGPEIMSKYYGESEQRLREIFEEARENAPSIIFIDEIDSIAPKREEVTGEVERRVVAQLLTLMDGLEARGQVIVIGATNRPDAIDPALRRPGRFDREIEIGVPDREGRKEILQIHTRGMPIEPDYNRDDVIKVLKQLKEEKRFEEKELEELIAKIEKAKEDEIKKILEEKESIFNEVRNRLIDLMLEELADLTVGFVGADLAALAKEAAMHALRKRIESGEIDVEAEEIPEEVLENLKVTKEDFLEALKNIEPSAMREVLVEVPKVTWNDIGGLEHAKQELREAVEWPFKYPELFKAVGIKPPKGILLYGPPGTGKTLLAKAVANESNANFISVKGPELLSKWVGESEKHVREMFRKARQVAPCVLFFDEIDSLAPRRGTGGDTHVTERVVSQLLTELDGLEELKDVVVIAATNRPDMIDPALLRPGRLERHIYIPPPDEKARLEIFKIHTRGMPLDEDVNLEELAKKTEGYSGADIEAVCREAGMLAIREAIANVKSEEEVKEAARKIKVSKRHFEEALRKIKPSLTKEDIERYEKIVKDFQKMYV, from the coding sequence TGATCCGGAGGTTATGCAAGAGCTCGGATTGCAGAGCGGAGACATAATCGAAATCGAGGGGAAGAGCAAAGTTCCGGCTATCGTATGGCCTGGCTACCCCGAAGACAGGGGAAAGAGGATAATAAGAATCGACGGTAACCTTAGAAGCAACGCTGGAGTGAGCATTGACGATAAGGTAAAAATAAGGAAGGTTGAGGCGAAGGTGGCAGAAAGAGTCGTTCTCGCTCCGACGGAACCGATTAGAATAATGGGTGGAGAAGCGTATCTTAGAAGGCTGCTTGAGGGAAGACCGATAATAAGAGGACAGAAGATCAGAGTTGAAGCTTTCGGACACACTTTAACTTTTGTAGTCGTTTCAACCAAGCCGGCTGGAGTGGTAATAGTCACTCCTACAACGGACTTCGAAATCAAGGAGAAGCCAGTGGAGGAAGTGAAGAGGAGCGTGCCCTCAGTTACTTACGAAGACATCGGTGGTTTGAAGAGAGAGCTGAGGCTCGTCAGGGAGATGATAGAACTTCCTCTGAAACATCCGGAGCTGTTCGAAAGACTCGGTATAGAGCCGCCCAAGGGAGTTTTGCTGTACGGTCCTCCTGGAACCGGTAAAACGCTAATAGCTAAGGCTGTAGCTAACGAAGTAAACGCTCACTTCATACCGATAAGCGGTCCAGAGATAATGAGCAAGTACTACGGAGAGAGCGAACAGAGGCTTAGGGAGATTTTCGAGGAGGCGAGAGAAAATGCGCCGAGCATAATATTCATAGATGAAATCGACAGCATAGCCCCCAAGAGGGAAGAAGTTACTGGAGAAGTTGAGAGAAGAGTTGTTGCTCAGCTTCTAACGCTAATGGACGGTTTAGAGGCGAGGGGGCAAGTGATAGTTATAGGAGCTACAAACAGACCCGACGCTATTGATCCAGCTCTGAGAAGACCGGGCAGATTTGACAGAGAAATAGAGATAGGAGTTCCCGACAGAGAGGGAAGGAAGGAGATTCTTCAGATTCACACGAGGGGAATGCCGATAGAGCCGGATTACAATAGGGATGACGTTATCAAAGTTCTGAAGCAGCTAAAAGAGGAGAAAAGATTCGAGGAAAAAGAACTTGAGGAACTGATTGCAAAAATAGAAAAAGCGAAGGAAGATGAAATAAAGAAGATACTTGAGGAGAAAGAAAGCATATTCAACGAAGTCAGAAACAGGCTGATCGATTTGATGCTCGAAGAGCTCGCAGATCTTACTGTTGGCTTCGTCGGAGCAGATTTGGCAGCTCTCGCTAAGGAAGCGGCGATGCACGCTTTGAGGAAGAGAATTGAGAGTGGAGAAATAGACGTCGAAGCAGAAGAGATCCCCGAAGAGGTTTTAGAGAACCTGAAGGTTACGAAAGAGGACTTCTTGGAAGCTCTGAAGAACATAGAGCCTTCGGCGATGAGAGAAGTTCTCGTGGAAGTTCCGAAGGTTACCTGGAACGACATAGGCGGATTGGAGCATGCGAAGCAGGAGTTGAGGGAGGCTGTGGAATGGCCGTTCAAGTATCCGGAGCTGTTTAAAGCGGTAGGAATAAAGCCGCCTAAGGGTATTCTCCTCTACGGTCCTCCGGGAACCGGTAAGACTTTGCTTGCTAAAGCTGTGGCTAACGAGAGTAACGCGAACTTCATAAGCGTCAAAGGTCCGGAGCTTCTGAGCAAGTGGGTTGGAGAGAGCGAGAAGCACGTTAGGGAAATGTTCAGAAAAGCGAGGCAAGTTGCTCCCTGCGTTCTCTTCTTCGACGAAATAGATAGCTTAGCACCAAGGAGGGGAACCGGCGGAGACACCCACGTGACAGAAAGAGTTGTAAGCCAGCTTCTCACGGAGCTCGACGGTTTGGAGGAGCTGAAAGATGTTGTGGTAATAGCGGCAACCAACAGACCAGATATGATCGATCCAGCTTTACTAAGACCGGGAAGGCTTGAGAGGCACATATACATTCCTCCTCCAGATGAAAAAGCGAGGCTTGAGATATTCAAGATTCACACGAGAGGAATGCCCCTCGACGAGGACGTAAATCTTGAGGAGCTCGCCAAGAAAACTGAAGGGTACAGCGGAGCTGACATAGAGGCGGTTTGCAGAGAGGCTGGAATGCTTGCGATAAGAGAGGCTATAGCCAATGTTAAGAGTGAGGAAGAAGTTAAAGAAGCTGCAAGAAAAATAAAAGTTTCGAAGAGGCATTTCGAAGAGGCTTTGAGAAAGATCAAGCCGAGTTTGACGAAGGAGGATATTGAGAGGTACGAGAAGATAGTTAAAGATTTCCAGAAAATGTACGTGTGA
- a CDS encoding transglutaminase-like domain-containing protein, with translation MRYLFFFLLTAIVLTGCGDDDKSAERAENANELLSLLEDADSYVDESMQAILESKYGDARRSALIAKGTISDAKIKFEILRDGLSAEDVELVEKLIEYEDRWATLAYKTANIQELSDELFAGIDSEEAAYMIPKVELLERGMRENAEDWNELANFLERNLHILQRMGIGKGEVDSIRSLSESTFQLADTLVDYKSKLVSQLDNTYTPLDEREIEGKEVDNSRNSELITPEVAELFESFDRDGNGKLSIAEAEEFFYWAENSIAYRYDDENAKNTVAGFKVGDGRDGGDYRQTPEETIKERAGDCEDLATLEVAFYKYYGIEAYVVGVDTKIQGLVDHAAAIVKIGDNKERFKKVLGNLLYYELEDARDVYGNRISPGVYMIVDNTYSGAFGYISGGTDAFMIYCIIPFEKGYGEEWNKIVRSCVSMD, from the coding sequence ATGCGGTACCTATTTTTCTTTTTACTAACAGCAATCGTGCTTACAGGGTGTGGAGACGATGACAAAAGTGCTGAAAGAGCGGAAAACGCGAACGAACTTCTATCACTTCTCGAAGATGCTGATAGCTATGTTGATGAAAGTATGCAAGCAATCTTAGAAAGTAAATACGGTGATGCCAGGAGGAGTGCACTTATAGCTAAGGGCACAATTTCTGATGCCAAGATTAAGTTTGAAATTCTCAGAGATGGGCTTTCAGCAGAGGATGTAGAGCTTGTAGAAAAGCTCATCGAATACGAGGATAGATGGGCGACTTTAGCTTACAAAACCGCTAATATTCAAGAGCTGAGTGACGAGCTTTTCGCTGGAATAGATAGCGAAGAAGCAGCTTACATGATTCCAAAAGTGGAGCTGCTCGAAAGAGGAATGAGGGAGAACGCTGAGGACTGGAATGAGCTTGCGAATTTTTTGGAAAGAAACCTTCACATCCTCCAGAGGATGGGAATTGGGAAAGGAGAAGTCGATTCCATAAGGAGTCTTTCAGAATCAACGTTTCAGCTTGCAGATACGCTTGTAGATTATAAATCCAAGCTCGTCTCTCAGCTTGACAACACATACACTCCTTTGGACGAAAGGGAAATCGAAGGCAAGGAAGTTGATAACAGCAGAAACAGCGAACTTATCACTCCAGAGGTCGCTGAGCTGTTTGAAAGCTTTGATAGAGACGGAAACGGAAAGCTGAGCATAGCCGAGGCAGAGGAGTTCTTCTACTGGGCTGAAAACAGCATAGCCTACAGGTACGACGATGAGAATGCGAAAAACACTGTAGCTGGCTTTAAAGTCGGTGACGGTAGAGATGGCGGGGACTACAGACAGACTCCCGAAGAGACGATAAAAGAAAGAGCTGGAGATTGCGAAGATCTGGCAACGCTTGAAGTAGCTTTCTACAAATACTACGGCATCGAAGCCTACGTTGTCGGAGTTGACACAAAGATTCAGGGACTTGTCGATCACGCAGCAGCAATAGTGAAGATAGGAGATAACAAGGAACGGTTTAAGAAGGTGCTTGGCAACCTACTTTACTACGAGCTTGAAGATGCGAGAGATGTTTACGGAAACAGGATATCCCCCGGAGTTTACATGATCGTTGACAACACTTACTCTGGAGCTTTCGGATACATAAGCGGAGGAACGGACGCATTTATGATATACTGCATAATCCCCTTCGAAAAAGGGTATGGAGAGGAGTGGAATAAGATAGTGAGGAGCTGCGTATCCATGGATTAA
- the hsp20 gene encoding archaeal heat shock protein Hsp20 gives MRRRRRWDWFDEFFEEFFGREFEMFDEIFERMMRDFEEIVRKAESGEIKPIVRGFSIRIGPDGKPEIREFGTKPVIREAGVEERKPLVDVIETDDEVQVIAEMPGVSKEDIEVNASETKLEIKAEGENRRYYEVVDLPAEVDPESAKARYNNGVLEVILKKKYPKKEEKKRIKID, from the coding sequence ATGAGGAGAAGGAGAAGGTGGGATTGGTTTGATGAATTTTTCGAGGAATTTTTTGGTAGAGAGTTCGAGATGTTCGACGAGATATTCGAGAGAATGATGAGGGACTTCGAAGAGATAGTGAGGAAAGCGGAGAGCGGTGAAATAAAGCCGATAGTCAGAGGATTCAGCATTAGAATAGGACCCGACGGAAAGCCAGAGATAAGAGAGTTCGGAACGAAGCCAGTGATAAGAGAGGCTGGAGTCGAAGAGAGAAAGCCACTCGTTGATGTGATAGAGACGGACGATGAAGTGCAAGTAATTGCGGAAATGCCCGGAGTTAGCAAGGAGGACATAGAGGTTAACGCAAGCGAAACCAAGCTCGAGATTAAAGCGGAGGGAGAGAACAGAAGGTACTACGAGGTAGTTGACTTACCGGCTGAAGTAGATCCGGAATCTGCCAAGGCAAGATACAACAACGGTGTTCTTGAGGTAATTCTGAAGAAGAAGTATCCTAAGAAGGAGGAGAAGAAGAGAATCAAAATAGATTAG
- a CDS encoding stage II sporulation protein M: protein MIRFTLALLFVLTTLASYNFAIENPDSAKEVVDSLFSQFNFVIELPHYLVFLVIFLNNSIKAFLAIILGVLLIPPIFFVLTNGFILGIVVGVKGAELGLIKTLMMILPHGIIEIPAMIVSAAYGTEVGIAVLKKIRNEEINLSRVFHEKIEKFWKRLLPAFLVAALIETYVTPVVANLF from the coding sequence ATGATCAGATTCACTCTCGCCTTGCTGTTTGTCCTTACGACTCTCGCCTCATACAACTTTGCAATCGAAAATCCAGATTCAGCAAAAGAAGTCGTGGATAGTTTGTTCTCTCAGTTTAATTTCGTCATAGAGCTTCCTCACTACCTTGTTTTTCTGGTGATTTTTCTCAACAACTCGATAAAAGCGTTTTTAGCGATAATACTTGGAGTTCTCTTAATCCCTCCTATCTTCTTTGTTCTGACCAACGGATTTATCTTGGGAATAGTTGTGGGAGTAAAAGGGGCTGAGCTCGGTTTGATAAAAACTCTGATGATGATTCTTCCTCACGGAATTATAGAAATTCCGGCGATGATAGTTTCTGCAGCTTACGGAACGGAGGTCGGAATTGCCGTTCTTAAAAAAATAAGAAACGAGGAGATAAACCTTTCAAGAGTTTTTCACGAAAAAATTGAGAAGTTCTGGAAGCGTTTGCTTCCGGCTTTTTTAGTGGCTGCACTTATCGAGACCTACGTAACTCCTGTTGTGGCTAATCTATTTTGA
- a CDS encoding DUF63 family protein, with amino-acid sequence MSLWEFIKKYYIDSIVYKQGYNIVNTLTWAAILLVAAWLIYRYLSKRLFFDKKFMLYTVPFIFFGSSVRVVEDAGFLQPPISYVFMSPMIYVLVFSIAFPTLLIALKMKNLKIYPYTGIILAAIPPIILLTNLRIENWWVFPASIALALIFTLIFSTLSKNDESRIAFFSQMLDGSASFIGLQFLGYWELHVLPRFLISLTGPWIMIPLKFVIFFLILLYLDKVDEEENLKGFIKFVIMVLGLAPGIRNALRMTFGV; translated from the coding sequence ATGTCCCTTTGGGAGTTTATAAAGAAGTATTACATCGATTCAATAGTTTACAAGCAAGGATACAACATCGTCAACACGCTGACTTGGGCTGCAATACTTCTCGTTGCTGCCTGGCTGATATATAGGTATCTCAGCAAAAGACTCTTTTTCGATAAAAAATTCATGCTTTACACAGTTCCTTTCATCTTCTTCGGCTCCTCTGTTAGAGTTGTCGAGGATGCCGGCTTTCTTCAACCTCCAATCTCTTACGTATTCATGAGTCCGATGATATATGTCCTCGTTTTTTCCATAGCTTTCCCCACACTGCTAATCGCTTTGAAAATGAAGAATTTGAAAATTTACCCTTACACGGGAATAATACTTGCTGCGATTCCTCCTATTATTCTTCTCACCAACCTTCGGATTGAAAACTGGTGGGTCTTTCCTGCTTCAATCGCTCTCGCCTTAATTTTTACTCTCATCTTCTCTACACTAAGCAAAAATGACGAGAGCAGAATAGCTTTTTTCTCGCAAATGCTTGACGGATCGGCAAGCTTCATAGGTTTGCAGTTCCTCGGGTACTGGGAGCTTCACGTTTTACCGAGATTCTTAATTTCTTTAACTGGACCATGGATAATGATTCCGCTGAAGTTCGTAATATTCTTTCTAATACTGCTGTATCTGGACAAAGTTGACGAGGAGGAAAATTTAAAAGGATTCATAAAGTTCGTAATAATGGTGCTCGGTTTGGCTCCTGGCATTAGGAATGCGTTAAGAATGACCTTCGGTGTCTGA
- a CDS encoding DUF1284 domain-containing protein, which produces MSKLRGHHLICLNFFKGEGYSEEFVEAVRKAVSSEKVVVVSGGDDVCEKCPSWENGCKSYGEDYIRRIDELALSLLGIKEGEEVSWKEIRDRLKGAMKTWRREVCSECEWLKVCRETEIWKSV; this is translated from the coding sequence ATGAGCAAGTTGAGGGGACACCATCTAATTTGCTTGAACTTTTTTAAAGGAGAAGGTTACAGCGAAGAGTTCGTTGAGGCTGTGAGAAAAGCAGTGTCTTCAGAAAAAGTGGTCGTCGTTTCCGGTGGAGACGACGTCTGCGAAAAGTGTCCGAGCTGGGAAAATGGGTGTAAATCTTACGGAGAGGATTACATAAGGAGGATAGACGAGCTCGCCTTATCGCTTCTTGGAATTAAGGAAGGTGAGGAGGTTAGCTGGAAAGAAATAAGAGACAGGCTGAAGGGTGCTATGAAAACTTGGAGGAGAGAAGTTTGTTCTGAATGCGAGTGGCTCAAAGTTTGCAGAGAAACTGAGATCTGGAAAAGCGTTTAA